One window from the genome of Xenorhabdus bovienii SS-2004 encodes:
- a CDS encoding LysR family transcriptional regulator, producing MDSVNWDDLRFFTALVECRTVSAASKRLNVNYATVSRRIERLEHTLRQRLFDRTQDGYIPTVEGLILYKKTSLVRENVESLEEYFSLGGKFKKSVVISMVSSMAEYFLIPKLSDFVKKHPEIRLEIDVSNRNVSIPRKEADIAFRLELPEKGEYLSKKVGDITYKLCATPEIIEKIKNEVNVSIITFNSDFSHLPESQYLIRRFGNKSIRFQSNSVTTQRIAAENGYGVALLPSLAIKNSPLVSLELDEPIIRSIWMLTSKHTMQMTASRLVADELQRIFDGMK from the coding sequence ATGGATAGTGTAAATTGGGATGATTTGAGGTTTTTTACAGCGCTAGTAGAATGTCGTACAGTTTCTGCTGCTTCAAAAAGATTAAATGTGAACTATGCAACAGTATCTAGACGAATAGAGCGCTTAGAACATACTTTGAGGCAGCGTCTTTTTGATCGGACCCAGGATGGTTATATTCCAACAGTTGAAGGTCTAATCTTATATAAAAAAACATCTCTGGTGAGAGAAAATGTTGAAAGTTTAGAGGAGTACTTTAGTCTGGGGGGGAAGTTTAAAAAAAGCGTAGTTATTTCGATGGTTTCTTCAATGGCAGAATATTTCCTCATTCCTAAGCTAAGTGATTTTGTCAAAAAACATCCAGAAATTAGGCTAGAAATTGATGTGTCAAATCGGAATGTTAGTATTCCAAGAAAAGAAGCTGATATAGCATTCCGTTTAGAGCTTCCAGAAAAAGGAGAATATTTAAGCAAAAAAGTAGGTGATATTACTTATAAACTCTGTGCCACACCTGAAATTATAGAAAAAATTAAAAATGAGGTAAATGTTAGCATTATTACCTTTAACAGTGATTTTAGTCATTTACCCGAATCTCAGTATCTAATCAGGCGCTTTGGAAATAAATCAATTCGGTTCCAATCAAACTCAGTTACTACTCAACGTATTGCGGCCGAAAATGGGTATGGTGTAGCCTTACTTCCATCACTGGCAATTAAAAATAGCCCATTAGTTTCTTTAGAATTGGATGAACCTATAATACGTTCAATATGGATGCTGACATCCAAACACACAATGCAAATGACAGCAAGTCGATTAGTCGCTGATGAACTACAAAGAATTTTTGATGGGATGAAATAA